One Candida dubliniensis CD36 chromosome 1, complete sequence genomic region harbors:
- a CDS encoding intra-Golgi transport complex subunit 3, putative (Similar to S. cerevisiae COG3;~Similar to C. albicans COG3), producing the protein MTRGRSKSIVQKIANDVPKLNNSENALDYLLKENGGENNLTHTSTTYKMSRSKSLSQEGENKNIESEKARVVESITYPFTNDEFQKIEYDNINSYDYDTILKPRDISHITDLQLDNILNFKSMVQRNKVEIGLFVSETNEVLSSVETLLSKYNRISNETLDFDRRANELLELQNLNQTKYDEINSYLQHFEQLDFITKNLSRSGSHLLSSKREFFIDVVLSKLDTALDFIAQHPQFKESEIYGSRFRQCMTRALTLIKNYLNNELKSVADSINKKLHQNKLDSHSVSLTIDLLIYNEYNSYLKYNQSNFNQLICEMQKRAHDHSEYNGLIEEVLNKYFEDRLVLLRQYIDKTSSVNSVFTGSNFNLVQTCQDQIYYFEKLIEREYLLFNKFFVPGQSADYIESAFYEFLKKVLEPLYDAERLLVLKESNIGSLCQLTTLLQKYYEFDDGNYRSDGYLEDANSSVVTNGKSIKYGVLFQPLLDEAQERLIFRVQNYVDNKLMHFKPSASDLKIGNTLKRSSNVEDKISPLDVDYAENLFPDLYLPLGKSLTLLSNIYELINSMVFDDLAHYIVHACIELLKGGFLPLAIGHMGPVDGQLVYLSNLVILRNQINNFDIQYTRTDYTIDFTSGLSDIWQLIKDRNFGFNNRGILDLASKAAPKIINNMIDANYEIEFELRSAVTQFIDECSRTICYPLLSDDFDSGNLVAVTSAFKDNLISNIPVYYSRIKSVIRDPVVTQFLMSNLSGLLVATYEDFYNKIDEKSETMDVLSKDQLNDIMDVDTTYAFITDMIVQLGDDSELKSKANTPEFNEEILSSLQLDEPVPASDLGSKPASPKTGLVDPQ; encoded by the coding sequence ATGACTAGAGGTAGAAGCAAATCAATTGTACAAAAGATAGCCAATGATGTACCGAAACTCAACAATTCAGAAAATGCTTTAGATTACTTGCTAAAGGAAAATGGTGGTGAAAATAACCTTACTCATACCTCTACTACTTACAAAATGTCACGATCCAAGTCTCTCTCACAAGAGGGTgagaataaaaatatagAGCTGGAGAAAGCCCGTGTTGTGGAATCAATTACATATCCATTTACTAATGATGAATTCCAAAAGATTGAGTATGACAACATTAACTCGTACGACTACGATACCATTTTGAAGCCCAGAGATATTTCGCATATCACAGACTTGCAATTGgataatattttgaattttaaaaGTATGGTCCAAAGAAATAAAGTTGAAATTGGATTGTTTGTTAGTGAAACAAATGAAGTTTTGTCTAGTGTCGAAACGCTTTTATCGAAGTACAACAGAATCTCAAATGAAACTCTTGATTTCGACAGAAGGGCCAACGAGCTATTGGAATTGCAGAACCTCAACCAGACAAAATACGACGAAATCAATAGTTATTTGCAACACTTTGAGCAATTGGATTTTATAACGAAAAATTTGTCTAGGTCAGGATCTCATTTGTTGAGCCTGAAAAGAGAGTTTTTCATCGATGTAGTTTTAAGCAAGCTTGACACTGCATTGGACTTTATTGCTCAACATCCACAGTTTAAGGAATCTGAAATATATGGCAGTAGGTTCAGACAGTGCATGACTCGTGCCTTGACGTTGATCAAAAACTATCTAAACAATGAGTTGAAATCGGTTGCcgattcaataaataaaaagttGCACCAAAATAAGTTGGATTCACATTCTGTGAGTTTGAccattgatttattgatataCAATGAATATAACAGCTATTTGAAATACAATCAGAGCAATTTCAATCAGTTGATTTGTGAAATGCAAAAAAGAGCTCATGACCATTCAGAATACAACGGGTTGATTGAAGAAGTCTTGAACAAATATTTTGAGGATAGGTTAGTATTATTGAGAcaatatattgataaaacATCGAGCGTTAACTCGGTATTTACTGGCagcaatttcaatttggttCAGACTTGTCAAGATCagatatattattttgaaaagttAATTGAAAGAGAgtatttgttgttcaacaaattctttGTTCCTGGACAATCGGCTGATTATATCGAAAGTGCATTTTATGAGTTTTTGAAGAAAGTTTTGGAACCTTTATACGATGCCGAGAGACTACTTGTTTTAAAAGAGCTGAATATTGGTAGTTTGTGTCAATTGACAACATTGTTGCAAAAGTACTACGAGTTTGATGACGGCAATTATAGAAGTGACGGGTATTTAGAAGATGCAAACAGCTCAGTTGTGACAAATGGGAAATCTATCAAGTATGGAGTTTTGTTCCAACCGCTACTAGACGAGGCTCAAGAAAGGTTAATCTTCAGGGTACAGAATTACGTTGACAACAAATTGATGCATTTCAAACCAAGTGCTCTGGATTTAAAAATCGGAAATACGTTGAAGCGTTCTTCAAATGTAGAGGACAAAATAAGCCCTTTGGATGTTGACTACGCTGAAAATTTGTTTCCTGATTTGTATTTGCCATTAGGAAAATCATTGACATTGTTGTCCAATATCTACGAGCTAATTAACTCAATGgtttttgatgatttggCACATTATATTGTGCATGCATGTATTGAGCTACTCAAGGGCGGGTTCTTACCTCTCGCAATAGGCCACATGGGCCCTGTCGATGGGCAATTAGTTTATCTTAGTAACTTGGTTATTTTGAGgaatcaaatcaacaattttgaTATCCAATACACCAGGACTGACTACACAATTGATTTCACAAGCGGTTTGAGCGATATTTGGCAGTTGATAAAGGATCGGAATTTTGGCTTTAACAATCGTGGTATTTTAGATTTGGCGTCCAAGGCAGCaccaaaaattattaacaatatGATAGATGCCAACTATGAAATAGAATTTGAGCTTAGAAGCGCCGTAACTCAATTTATCGATGAGTGCTCGAGAACAATTTGTTATCCATTGTTGCTGGACGATTTTGATTCTGGTAACCTAGTGGCCGTCACGTCTGCATTCAAAGACAATTTGATCTCGAACATTCCTGTCTATTACAGTCGTATTAAGCTGGTGATTAGAGATCCTGTTGTAACCCAATTTTTAATGAGTAATCTATCCGGCTTATTGGTTGCAACCTACGAAGACTTCTACAACAAAATAGATGAAAAACTGGAAACGATGGATGTTTTGCTGAAAGATCAGCTAAACGATATCATGGATGTGGATACAACCTATGCATTCATAACCGATATGATAGTACAGCTTGGTGATGATAGTGAGTTGAAAAGCAAGGCCAACACTCCAGAATTCAACGAGGAGATCTTAAGTAGTCTACAGCTCGATGAACCCGTCCCTGCATCTGATTTGGGCAGTAAGCCAGCGTCCCCAAAAACAGGACTTGTAGATCcacaataa